In Chitinophaga nivalis, a single genomic region encodes these proteins:
- a CDS encoding Ig-like domain-containing protein has product MNQYIRSWLFWLMFIIVSISLTRCANIVPPSGGPRDSIPPLLLQARPKDSSLHFNSRKVYFVFDEFIELENVNDKLIVSPTLKRSPIVTAKLHTVTLEIRDTLAPNTTYTFNFADAIRDINERNIVEDYQYVVSTGSYLDSLQVSGRLLSAETGQLDSNVAVMLYRGMDDSIVTKEKPVYYAKTKGDGTFRFKNIAPGTYKIFALKEEDRDLQYNQPAEMIAFQETPIVLKEANLGNLNLLLFMETDSTIKPPPEPVDSTDIDLEPVKEDKKKKHPKLTVTATLEGGLQELPAPMSLTFNLPLRNLDSARLILGEDSSYNPVAFSSQLDSTHTKLSLHYKWKEGMPYRLIIPKDAPTDTSGQQLVRADTISFRSKKASDYAIFRAELKISDSTRAAINDSTMHYVIQLVQDKTIKYAGTAVNGKWQQTFITPGEYEVRVLLDANGNGVWDRGVYFRTPKKQPERVILLPGKENLKAYWSVSKKLEI; this is encoded by the coding sequence ATGAATCAATATATCAGGAGCTGGTTATTCTGGCTGATGTTTATTATCGTCTCGATCTCTTTAACGCGCTGCGCCAATATTGTACCGCCCAGCGGCGGGCCGCGGGACAGTATTCCTCCTTTGCTGTTGCAGGCCCGGCCTAAAGACTCCTCGCTTCACTTCAACAGCAGGAAAGTATACTTTGTGTTTGATGAGTTCATTGAGCTGGAGAATGTGAATGATAAACTGATCGTGTCTCCTACCCTGAAACGTTCTCCGATTGTGACAGCCAAACTGCACACGGTTACCCTGGAAATCCGGGATACACTCGCGCCCAATACGACTTACACCTTCAATTTTGCAGATGCCATCCGTGACATCAACGAAAGAAATATCGTAGAAGATTATCAGTATGTGGTTTCCACAGGCAGCTACCTCGATAGCTTACAGGTGAGCGGCCGGCTGTTGAGTGCAGAAACAGGTCAGCTGGACAGTAACGTGGCTGTCATGTTGTACCGTGGCATGGATGATTCCATCGTTACCAAAGAAAAACCGGTTTATTATGCCAAAACCAAGGGGGATGGCACTTTCCGTTTTAAAAATATTGCACCGGGCACCTATAAGATATTTGCCCTGAAAGAGGAAGACCGGGACCTCCAGTACAACCAGCCTGCTGAGATGATTGCGTTTCAGGAAACCCCGATTGTGCTGAAAGAAGCCAACCTGGGTAACTTAAACCTGCTGTTGTTTATGGAAACCGACAGCACCATCAAACCGCCGCCGGAGCCGGTAGACTCTACCGATATAGACCTGGAGCCTGTTAAGGAAGATAAGAAAAAGAAACATCCCAAACTGACGGTTACCGCCACACTGGAAGGCGGGTTACAGGAATTGCCGGCTCCCATGAGCCTCACCTTCAACCTGCCATTGCGGAACCTGGACAGTGCCCGGCTCATACTGGGTGAAGACAGCAGCTATAATCCGGTTGCCTTCAGCAGTCAGCTGGATTCTACCCATACCAAACTATCGCTGCATTATAAATGGAAAGAAGGCATGCCTTACCGGCTGATTATTCCAAAAGATGCACCAACAGATACCTCGGGGCAACAGCTGGTGCGGGCCGATACCATCAGCTTCCGCAGTAAAAAAGCCAGTGACTATGCCATATTCCGGGCCGAACTGAAAATCAGTGACAGTACCCGGGCCGCCATCAACGATAGCACCATGCACTATGTGATACAACTTGTGCAGGATAAAACGATCAAATATGCCGGCACCGCCGTAAATGGTAAATGGCAGCAAACCTTTATCACGCCGGGAGAATATGAAGTACGGGTATTACTGGATGCCAATGGAAATGGCGTCTGGGACCGTGGTGTATATTTCAGGACACCGAAAAAACAGCCGGAAAGAGTCATTCTGCTTCCTGGTAAAGAAAACCTGAAAGCCTACTGGTCTGTCAGCAAAAAACTAGAAATATAA
- the recR gene encoding recombination mediator RecR yields MVFSSALIENAVNEFSRLPGIGKKTALRLVLHLLKQEPAQVQQFGDVIARMRQQIKFCKVCHNVADEEVCSICSNHSRQRQVVCVVENIRDVMAIENTQQFNGLYHVLGGIISPIDGIGPDQLNIHSLVERVRLQGVEEVIMAVSPTIEGDTTIYYLSKKLREFPVKITTIARGIAFGGELEYADEMTLARSISNRLPLEKYVQQQ; encoded by the coding sequence ATGGTATTTTCCTCCGCACTGATTGAAAACGCAGTAAATGAATTCTCCAGGCTGCCGGGCATTGGTAAAAAAACGGCCCTCCGGCTGGTATTACACCTCCTGAAACAGGAGCCTGCCCAGGTACAGCAGTTTGGAGACGTGATCGCACGTATGCGGCAGCAGATAAAATTTTGTAAAGTCTGTCATAATGTTGCCGATGAGGAAGTATGCAGTATCTGCAGTAACCATTCCCGGCAGCGGCAGGTAGTATGTGTAGTGGAAAACATCCGGGATGTGATGGCTATTGAAAACACCCAGCAGTTCAACGGGTTGTATCATGTGCTGGGCGGTATTATCTCTCCGATCGACGGCATCGGCCCGGATCAGCTGAACATTCACTCTCTCGTGGAAAGAGTGCGGCTGCAGGGCGTTGAAGAAGTTATTATGGCGGTAAGTCCCACTATTGAAGGAGATACTACCATTTACTACCTTTCCAAAAAGCTCCGGGAGTTTCCGGTAAAAATTACCACTATTGCCAGGGGGATTGCCTTTGGCGGCGAGCTGGAGTATGCAGATGAGATGACGCTGGCCCGGTCTATTTCCAACCGGCTGCCGCTGGAAAAGTATGTACAGCAGCAATAA
- a CDS encoding homocysteine S-methyltransferase family protein, which produces MKSLQDCANERVLIIDGAMGTMIQRYKLQESDYRGTRFANYPSDLKGNNDLLNLTQPHIISAIHKEYLEAGADIIETNTFSSTSIAMADYDMQDLAYELNIAAASIAKAAAIEYTAKNPDKPRFVAGAIGPLNKTLSLSPDVNNPGFRSVYFDEVAAAYEEQIKGLTEGGVDILLIETIFDTLNCKAAIYAIKKYFRESGKPELPIMISGTITDASGRTLSGQTLEAFYISVMHAKPFSIGLNCALGGQQMRPYVEELSNIASCYVSCYPNAGLPNAFGEYDEEPEDTACIIEDFAASGFVNIVGGCCGTTPDHIRHIAAHVKPIQPRPLPEVISTLA; this is translated from the coding sequence ATGAAATCTTTACAAGACTGCGCCAATGAGCGCGTGCTTATCATTGACGGTGCTATGGGCACCATGATACAGCGATACAAACTCCAGGAATCAGATTACCGGGGTACCCGTTTTGCCAACTACCCCAGCGATCTAAAAGGCAACAACGATCTCCTCAACCTTACGCAACCCCATATTATATCAGCTATTCATAAAGAATATCTGGAAGCGGGTGCTGACATTATTGAAACCAATACTTTCAGCAGTACTTCCATTGCCATGGCTGATTATGACATGCAGGACCTGGCCTATGAGCTGAATATTGCCGCTGCCAGCATTGCCAAAGCGGCCGCTATAGAGTACACAGCTAAAAATCCGGATAAACCCCGGTTTGTGGCAGGTGCTATTGGTCCGCTGAACAAAACCCTGTCCCTTTCACCGGATGTGAACAATCCGGGCTTCCGCTCCGTCTATTTTGATGAAGTGGCGGCTGCTTATGAAGAGCAGATAAAAGGACTGACAGAAGGTGGCGTGGATATTCTGCTGATAGAAACCATTTTTGATACGTTGAACTGCAAGGCGGCCATATATGCCATCAAAAAGTATTTCCGCGAATCAGGCAAACCGGAATTACCTATTATGATATCCGGTACTATTACAGATGCCTCCGGCAGAACCCTCAGCGGGCAAACCCTGGAAGCATTTTATATATCGGTTATGCACGCCAAACCATTTTCCATCGGGCTGAACTGCGCCCTGGGAGGTCAGCAGATGCGCCCTTATGTAGAAGAACTGTCCAACATCGCCAGTTGTTATGTGAGTTGTTATCCGAATGCCGGCCTGCCCAATGCCTTTGGGGAGTACGATGAGGAACCGGAAGATACTGCCTGCATCATTGAAGATTTTGCCGCATCCGGCTTCGTGAACATTGTTGGTGGCTGCTGCGGTACCACACCGGATCATATCCGTCACATCGCCGCACACGTCAAACCTATTCAGCCACGCCCCTTACCGGAAGTGATTAGCACGCTGGCATAA
- the metH gene encoding methionine synthase — translation MSATITNNTDTIRESIGADNEQRRVIKPFMRLSGLEPLVVRPETNFINVGERTNVTGSKKFARLIREGQYEEALSVARQQVESGAQILDVNMDDALLDGEKAMSTFLNLLAAEPDISRIPIMIDSSKFSVIESGLKCVQGKCIVNSISLKEGEAKFIEQAHICKSYGAAVVVMAFDEYGQADTEEKRVSFSHRAYKILTEVVGFDPQDIIFDPNIFAIATGIEEHNNYAVEFISATRRIKELMPLAKISGGVSNVSFSFRGNETVREAMHSVFLFHAIKAGMDMGIVNAGMLQIYDDIEPELRNLCEDAILNRREDATERLIQFAETVKAKGKVIEKDEKWRLGTVEERLSHALINGITDYIEADTEEARQQYDRPLDVIEGPLMAGMNVVGDLFGSGKMFLPQVVKSARVMKRSVAVLTPYIEEEKLRMQAEFGGEIKSAGKILLATVKGDVHDIGKNIVGVVLACNGYEIIDLGVMVPAEKILQAARQEKVDIIGLSGLITPSLDEMVHVARELKRQEFDIPLIIGGATTSRTHTAVKIAQEYAHGVVHVLDASRSVTVTGSLLNKALKPNFLADIQEEYRKLNDAFRNKKPTKQYLSLAAAQENKTSINWDAFTPVRPTFTGIRKFEDYDMGEIAQYIDWQPFFIAWELHGKFPQILSDEVVGVEATRLFADAQALLKRIIDEKWLKANAVIGMYPANVIASDTIQVTPEQADIAPVKLEFLRQQIKKAPGQPNLSLADFIAPATTGKTDYIGGFAVTAGIGIEKWLDQFKAEHDDYNSIMLKALADRLAEAFTELMHERVRKEFWGYATEEHLSNEELIKEAYLGIRPAPGYPACPEHTEKYKLFDLLNATENTGITLTESLAMYPASSVSGWYFANPESKYFGLGKIEKDQVTDYANRKGWAVEDAEKWLRPNLEYDI, via the coding sequence ATGAGCGCAACCATTACAAACAACACAGATACCATCAGGGAATCTATTGGTGCAGACAATGAACAGCGGAGAGTGATTAAGCCCTTCATGCGGTTAAGTGGTCTGGAACCGCTGGTAGTAAGACCTGAAACCAACTTTATTAACGTAGGGGAACGTACCAACGTAACCGGGTCCAAAAAGTTTGCCCGCCTCATACGGGAAGGACAATATGAAGAAGCCCTGTCTGTAGCCCGCCAGCAAGTAGAAAGCGGCGCCCAGATCCTGGATGTAAATATGGACGATGCCCTCCTCGATGGCGAAAAAGCCATGTCTACCTTCCTGAACCTCCTCGCAGCAGAACCGGATATCTCCCGTATCCCGATCATGATAGACTCCAGCAAATTCAGTGTGATTGAATCCGGACTGAAATGCGTACAGGGGAAATGTATTGTAAACTCTATCAGCTTAAAAGAAGGAGAAGCCAAATTCATTGAGCAGGCCCATATCTGCAAAAGCTATGGTGCCGCTGTAGTGGTAATGGCTTTTGACGAATACGGACAGGCCGATACCGAAGAAAAAAGAGTTTCTTTCAGCCATCGTGCCTATAAAATATTAACCGAAGTAGTAGGATTTGATCCACAGGATATCATCTTTGATCCTAATATCTTCGCTATTGCTACCGGTATTGAAGAGCATAACAACTATGCTGTGGAGTTTATCTCCGCTACCCGCCGGATTAAAGAACTGATGCCACTGGCTAAAATAAGCGGTGGGGTCAGTAACGTATCGTTCTCTTTCCGCGGAAATGAAACCGTGCGGGAAGCCATGCACTCCGTATTCCTCTTCCATGCCATCAAAGCAGGGATGGACATGGGTATCGTGAATGCCGGGATGTTACAGATATATGATGACATTGAACCGGAACTGCGTAACCTTTGTGAGGATGCCATACTAAACCGTCGCGAAGACGCTACCGAAAGACTGATCCAGTTTGCCGAAACCGTAAAGGCCAAAGGCAAAGTGATAGAGAAAGACGAAAAATGGCGTTTAGGTACAGTAGAAGAAAGACTGAGTCATGCCCTGATCAATGGTATTACCGATTATATTGAAGCAGATACCGAAGAGGCACGCCAGCAATATGATCGTCCGCTGGATGTGATCGAAGGCCCGCTGATGGCCGGTATGAACGTTGTGGGAGACTTGTTTGGCAGTGGTAAAATGTTTTTGCCCCAGGTAGTAAAAAGCGCCCGGGTAATGAAAAGATCGGTAGCGGTACTCACTCCTTATATAGAAGAAGAAAAACTACGCATGCAGGCAGAGTTTGGCGGAGAGATTAAATCCGCCGGAAAGATCCTGCTGGCAACGGTAAAAGGAGACGTACATGATATCGGTAAAAACATTGTAGGGGTAGTACTGGCCTGTAACGGATATGAAATCATTGACCTCGGGGTAATGGTGCCGGCAGAAAAGATACTGCAGGCAGCCCGGCAGGAAAAAGTAGATATCATTGGACTGAGCGGATTAATTACCCCCAGTCTGGATGAGATGGTACATGTGGCCCGGGAACTGAAAAGGCAGGAATTTGACATCCCGCTGATCATCGGTGGCGCTACTACCTCCCGTACCCATACAGCGGTTAAAATCGCCCAGGAATATGCACACGGCGTAGTACACGTACTGGACGCCTCCCGGAGTGTAACAGTAACCGGCAGCTTGCTTAACAAGGCGCTCAAACCTAACTTCCTGGCTGATATACAGGAAGAATACCGTAAGCTCAATGATGCTTTCCGGAATAAAAAACCGACCAAACAATACCTGTCGCTGGCAGCTGCACAGGAAAATAAAACATCCATCAACTGGGACGCCTTCACCCCTGTCAGACCAACCTTTACCGGTATCCGGAAGTTTGAGGATTACGACATGGGAGAAATAGCCCAATACATAGACTGGCAGCCATTCTTTATTGCCTGGGAACTGCATGGCAAATTCCCGCAGATCCTGAGCGATGAGGTAGTAGGCGTGGAAGCTACCCGCCTGTTTGCCGATGCACAGGCCCTGCTGAAAAGAATTATCGATGAAAAATGGCTGAAAGCCAACGCCGTTATCGGTATGTATCCGGCCAATGTCATTGCGTCTGATACGATACAGGTAACGCCGGAACAAGCAGATATTGCACCGGTAAAACTGGAATTCCTCCGGCAGCAGATTAAAAAAGCTCCCGGACAACCCAACCTGTCACTGGCCGATTTCATTGCTCCCGCAACAACCGGTAAAACAGATTATATCGGCGGCTTTGCGGTCACCGCAGGTATTGGTATCGAAAAATGGCTGGACCAGTTCAAAGCAGAACATGATGACTATAACAGTATCATGCTGAAAGCCCTGGCAGACAGGCTGGCAGAAGCCTTCACAGAACTGATGCACGAACGGGTGCGGAAAGAATTCTGGGGTTATGCTACCGAAGAACACCTGAGCAACGAAGAGCTGATCAAAGAAGCCTATCTGGGTATCCGGCCAGCGCCAGGTTATCCGGCCTGTC